Genomic DNA from Candidatus Sericytochromatia bacterium:
CCGAGGCGATAGCTGCCCTTCGGCAGCGACGCCCGTGGCAGCACCAGCGGAAAACGGGTCTCCAGCGTGAAGCCTTGCAGGGGCAGACCCGCGACCGGCACATCGCCAGCCAGATCCACCGTGTAACCCCGCGCCCCATCCACCGCTTGCCAGGCCAGCGATGCCCCCGGCACCAGGCGGTCCGGAGCCGTCACGTCCGGAACGGCCAGCAGCGTCTCGTTCCAGGTGGAGGCGGCCGTGTTCCAGTCGATCGGCACCTCCGGGCGATCGAAGCGCGAATAGACCAGGCCATCCGAGGAGGCAACGCCCCCGCTGAAGGCCAGGCGAAGACCGGGGACGGGGGCCAGCGCGAAGGGCCCCAACCCACTCAAGGAGAGGCGCGTGCCATCCGGCGCCACCAGGGCGATCGCCGCCTGAACCGACAAGGCGCTGCCCGCGGGGTCGACAGCCAATCGCAGACTGTGCCGCGGCGCCGTCAGCCGCAAGGCCGTGCTGCCTGCATCCGCAGGGGCGCCGTCGATCGCCTGATCGCGTCCGGTCAGGGGAATGTCCGTGAGCAAGGCCTGGCCCTGCGGCCCGGAGGCCAGCAACGTGGCTCTCAGGGCACCCGTCTGAGCCAGCTGGGCCCGCAAGCGGAACTGCCCCGCCGCATCGCTGTATGCCACAGCCGGCAAGGCCAGCCCTGCCCCTCCCAGCACCAGCAGCACGCCCGCCGCTG
This window encodes:
- a CDS encoding carboxypeptidase-like regulatory domain-containing protein; its protein translation is MTLSLRRGGGTLLALATLSGCFGEGSPWIPAAQFLLGRQATLVPSDSPSGPSVAQTTAPTPALSPESIAPEAPDVLPLIRETGGTTWNGDVATPHFQGQVEGLEREDGRGLPGAWVATRDGRWATTDGTGQFVLPGLPPADGVYVAGAVGYVSTVVAGFPADERPLFHLQPLLQTAVNGTAAPRFQAAALTGSLRDAAGQPAAGVLLVLGGAGLALPAVAYSDAAGQFRLRAQLAQTGALRATLLASGPQGQALLTDIPLTGRDQAIDGAPADAGSTALRLTAPRHSLRLAVDPAGSALSVQAAIALVAPDGTRLSLSGLGPFALAPVPGLRLAFSGGVASSDGLVYSRFDRPEVPIDWNTAASTWNETLLAVPDVTAPDRLVPGASLAWQAVDGARGYTVDLAGDVPVAGLPLQGFTLETRFPLVLPRASLPKGSYRLG